A stretch of Homo sapiens chromosome 12, GRCh38.p14 Primary Assembly DNA encodes these proteins:
- the HSPB8 gene encoding heat shock protein beta-8, giving the protein MADGQMPFSCHYPSRLRRDPFRDSPLSSRLLDDGFGMDPFPDDLTASWPDWALPRLSSAWPGTLRSGMVPRGPTATARFGVPAEGRTPPPFPGEPWKVCVNVHSFKPEELMVKTKDGYVEVSGKHEEKQQEGGIVSKNFTKKIQLPAEVDPVTVFASLSPEGLLIIEAPQVPPYSTFGESSFNNELPQDSQEVTCT; this is encoded by the exons ATGGCTGACGGTCAGATGCCCTTCTCCTGCCACTACCCAAGCCGCCTGCGCCGAGACCCCTTCCGggactctcccctctcctctcgcCTGCTGGATGATGGCTTTGGCATGGACCCCTTCCCAGACGACTTGACAGCCTCTTGGCCCGACTGGGCTCTGCCTCGTCTCTCCTCCGCCTGGCCAGGCACCCTAAGGTCGGGCATGGTGCCCCGGGGCCCCACTGCCACCGCCAGGTTTGGGGTGCCTGCCGAGGGCAGGACCCCCCCACCCTTCCCTGGGGAGCCCTGGaaagtgtgtgtgaatgtgcacAGCTTCAAGCCAGAGGAGTTGATGGTGAAGACCAAAGATGGATACGTGGAGGTGTCTG GCAAACATGAAGAgaaacagcaagaaggtggcaTTGTTTCTAAGAACTTCACAAAGAAAATCCA GCTTCCTGCAGAGGTGGATCCTGTGACAGTATTTGCCTCACTTTCCCCAGAGGGTCTGCTGATCATCGAAGCTCCCCAGGTCCCTCCTTACTCAACATTTGGAGAGAGCAGTTTCAACAACGAGCTTCCCCAGGACAGCCAGGAAGTCACCTGTACCTGA